A genomic segment from Zerene cesonia ecotype Mississippi chromosome 7, Zerene_cesonia_1.1, whole genome shotgun sequence encodes:
- the LOC119828156 gene encoding uncharacterized protein LOC119828156 has translation MLRKCLYIVMILSCSKADENDSYLEAPQLYSVTSIEPPGLYIHWRPVKYLMRNPILGYKIRIYEITESPEREAKLINKQPRYMENDTPVQQFHSNKIDPTIEIITGVNVKATVTDLKYNTIYEVRVLAFRSSVDGPPSDPVRIKLLKDTEYNAAISRSVNGCHLSVHEENVQIGEDIFQLIDNSYF, from the exons ATGCTGAGAAAATGCCTATATATCGTTATGATTCTATCATGCTCAAAGGCTGATGAAAACGACAGTTATTTGGAAGCCCCTCAGCTGTACAGCGTGACGTCAATCGAGCCACCTGGGTTATACATCCATTGGAGacctgttaaatatttaatgcgcAATCCTATCTTGGGTtataag atacGCATCTACGAGATAACCGAGTCACCTGAGAGAgaagcaaaattaattaataaacaaccAAGATATATGGAGAATGACACACCTGTACAG caatttcattcaaacaaaatagatCCAACTATCGAGATAATAACGGGTGTAAATGTTAAAGCTACGGTTACGGACCTTAAATACAATACTATTTATGAAGTAAGAGTTCTTGCCTTCAGAAGTAGTGTCGATGGTCCTCCATCAGATCCAGtaagaattaaattgttaaaagataCCGAGTATAATGCTGCTATATCAAGGTCTGTGAATGGGTGTCATCTGTCTGTGCACGAGGAAAATGTACAAATTGGAGAAGATATCtttcaattaattgataattcttatttttaa
- the LOC119840865 gene encoding uncharacterized protein LOC119840865: MASVKRTWSYLCILILSVNFVNPLEAPTGVKVTFLEPSGLYVEWDQVPYDSHDPITGYIVKLWAIKEETTRNYKLINGEQYPGLEKNDYAAEPFTPDHFSQQNVSEITIRRNNVNYARINYVSPMKLYEVRVMAYKGDEVGPMSEPRRLKFIYKTNFVLLAQRTLDSCQATIITNKTSSDGSETFVYNTYL; encoded by the exons ATGGCGAGCGTCAAGAGAACATGGAGTTATCTTTGCATATTAATTCTCAGTGTGAATTTTGTGAATCCATTAGAAGCGCCTACGGGTGTAAAAGTTACGTTCTTAGAGCCATCTGGACTCTATGTGGAGTGGGATCAAGTACCTTATGATAGTCACGATCCGATCACAGGTTATATT GTGAAATTATGGGCGATTAAAGAAGAAACCACaagaaattacaaattaataaacggCGAACAATATCCTGgattagaaaaaaatgattatgcTGCAGAG cCATTCACCCCTGATCACTTTTCTCAGCAAAACGTGAGTGAGATAACGATCAGGAGAAATAATGTCAACTATGCGagaataaattacgtgtcTCCAATGAAACTGTATGAGGTACGAGTAATGGCATACAAAGGTGACGAAGTCGGCCCGATGTCAGAGCCAAGGAGGctcaaattcatttataaaacaaacttcgTGCTGCTGGCTCAAAGGACCTTAGATTCATGTCAAGCTAccattataacaaacaaaacctCATCTGACGGATCTGAgacttttgtttataatacttatttgtag